In Sebastes umbrosus isolate fSebUmb1 chromosome 15, fSebUmb1.pri, whole genome shotgun sequence, the genomic window CACACATCTTCACTGCTGTAGCTGTAGTCCAGTGAACAGTGAGTTCAGTTAGAGGACAGCTGTAGTTCCTGCTAGACAGGCTGTTTTCCACCATTCATCTCATGACTAAACATTAATAGATACTCCTTTGACTTTTAACATTATAACACAAGGCAGAGCAAAATGAATCCCAAAGTAAATCAGCTCTTACCTGTATGTAGAATCcaataaaatgacaacaaaatcCAGTTTCCTTTATTCATCCACAcgttaaaataaatactaacATTATACACACAGTCATACACACAACTACCGTCTGTCCACATCGGCCCTCCCTGagcctctctgtctcccccaGGCTCACGAACAGCTGGAGGAAGTGAAGCTGGAGGCGGTGCAGGACAACAACGTGGAGCTGGTGACGGAGATCCTGGGTGACATCCACAATCTCAAGGTGAAAGACGACAGCGCCGCCGAACTGTCCAGGATCCTCAAGGAGCCGCACTTCCAGGTGAGACGGGGGGCAAACACTCAAACACGCAGGTGAAGGTAAAACAGGCATGATTTCCTGCTAGTAGCTTGAATATTGACTCAGTTTGGGAAGTAATGTATAGGCGGCAATTGACACTATTTCGAACCACTTTTTATACAATATTTTTGGAACTTCTTTACattcaaccatagactgtatattagaagtgaacgtagtcaccgtgacaccaccctgctgttttgaagccatcttgtttttttgcaaccagaagtgatacaagagggtggagctaagtactgaatgctgaataaaacatttttaaggaaccaaaaaaggttataattaactttcatgaactgaaaacacactgtggaagggttaaagttgtaagacataaacatggacaactcccagaccggacaacgccgtggtagcgacctgtcaatcacaacgccacgccctaaagcatcccctgctttatgctctatttgactctaaatgggaccataatttactaaatgaacatcatgctgtattaaagaagacttgaaactagtgattgagaccataaacccatgtttacaatgtttactgaggtaataaatcaagtgagaagtaggctcattttctcattgacttctatacaatcagacttctttttgcaaccagaggagtcgccccctgctggctattagaaagaatgcaagtttaaggcacttccacattggcttcacttttcagaattGGAGTTGCTGCAACTGCAACACTTCACAAATGCTTTTCAAATTAtgcaattatattattattattatgcaaattattttttttcgcTAAATAATGCCAGAGTTCTGTATTATGTCACTGCATGTATGTGTGACCGAGAGATTAGTCTTGACATTTTTTCCGTTCATAAGTTTATAGTATAGTGACCGTTAAGCTCAGCCTAGAGTAGTAATGTTTTCACTGTAGTTACAGTAGCACAGAGCTGATGTTGTGGATCCCGTCCTCATGCATCAATAGAACATTAACCTTTATCCTTGGACCTACCAGGGGCTTTACCGAGGCTCGACCAATAGGAGTCAGACTTCTGAGCCCAGCAAAGCCTCTGCACCAATCAGAGCCCTTTGTGCTGTAAGCTGAAGGATAAGACCTTGTTGACCTACTGAGAGTAGAGAgacggggagggagggagagacgggTTGGGAAGAAAAGACAGAGGAAACGAGGGAAACAGATCAAATACAGTGTGAGTTTATAGACTTGCTTTCCTCACCAATAAATTGTTTACTTGTTGGaaagatatttttaaaagtaGTGCTGGTAGCATCTCAGAAAAACAGGCTTGGATAAAAATTGCTAGACGGATACTCAGCAAATCAAGAATTAATTGATTAGATTTTGGCGGTAATCCATATTTGGGATTTGAGCCATTAGGTGATTAGTTTTTTTGCCACTATTTAGGCACATCAAGGACTTCCTATTTTACTGTTTAAACAGCTtagtgtttccttttttttccgtTTCTGGGAAATCAAACCCAGAAGACACACGATAAACAAATTGTTACAAATGCTGCAGCATTTCAAATTAGACAGTGACTAAGTGCTGGTAAATGCTTTTGCTGCTCTACTCTCTGCCTCTGAGTGGACTCAGTATTTCCATTTATCCTACTATACTATTCTACCATCTGCCCACATATTCTACCTTATACAGCAATCATCTCATTTCTGCTTtataatagggctgcaactaacaattatttttattgtctatTAATCTGTCGATAATTtccttgattaattgattagttgtttggtctataaaaggctataaaatggtgaaaaatgtcgatcagtgtttcccaaagcccaagatgacgtcctcaaatatcttgttttgtccacaactcaaagatattcagttcactgtcatagaggagtaaagaaaccagaacattttcacatttaagaagctggaatcagataattttgacttttttctttcttaaaaaattactcaaaccgattaatcgattatcaaaatagttggcgattaatttaatagttgacaactaattgattaatcgtttgagCTCTAATTTATAACttaaagttgcagttttgttgacGTCATTTACAGCGAGCCTATGTTACTTTTGCCAAACAGTATCCACATTTACAGGATAACGCTAAATGCTTAAACATAGCATAACAGTTGCATGAGTAGAAAAGAGTTATAAAGTCAGCAAACTTGCTCAGTGATGTTACTTACACAGCAATATATTTCAAAAGTTTACTAACAAAGGAATGCTGTAGCAGGGAAACCATAGTTGTGGTTtgttttattgcaaattaacttttcatttgtaagcgGAAGAATGTGCTTTTCCTTCCTTCGTCattactctctccctctcaatttgtcctctctttcttcttctagTCTCTTATGGAGGCACACGACATGGTGGCTTCCAAATGCTACGAAGTCCCGCCCCCCACTGAGATGCCCAATGACGCGGCGGTGAACAGCGCCCTGATGCAGGCCGATGCTGTGCGAATGATTGGCATCCGAAAGAAGGCCGGAGAGCCGCTGGTGAGACGGTCTGAGTGtgtctgcacatgtgtgtgtgtgtgtgtgtgtgtgtgtgtgagtacacGGATGACCAAGTGAATCACTGAGGGTGTGAGTAGAGGTCAGAACATGGTGAGTGaatcagggtgtgtgtgtgtgtgtgtgtgtgcgtgctacAATCAGATATCAGAGGATGAACATCGCCCTGCTATCTCCTCCCTCTCAGGGCGTGACATTCCGTGTGGAGAAAGACGACCTTGTCATCGCCAGAATCCTTCACGGCGGCATGATCGACAGGCAGGGTCTGCTCCACGTGGGCGACATCATAAAGGAAGTGAACGGGAAGGACGTCGGCAACAACCCCACCGAGCTGCAGGAGATGCTCAAAGACTGCAGCGGCGGGATCACGCTGAAAATACTCCCGAGCTACCGAGACGCTCCCGCACCTCcgcaggtaaacacacacacacacacagagatgataAACGTAAACACAAGCACGCACACTTATGTAATGAGTGGCAGATGTTGGGCAGTGGTACAAGGCTGGTGATCTGTcctcccacaatcctctgcgcaggaATGTGAACCCTGGGAGCCCTATTAATAACACTCCACATGCTATCTGGGTCACACTAGCTGTTTCTGtctcttgcacacacacacacaccgcttcCTGTAATCTCATGCTCCCTCACATGGAAAGTACAGTAATTCACGATATTTTTAGATATGTTCCTTCATGCGTGCACCACAAATTTTTTCGAATTCctgagtgaaaaaaaataaagatattgtGCGTCCTGAGCAAATAAGACATAAACTCGGAAATGCTCGTCAGGCTTAAAGTGAATGAAGAGCAGTAAAACTGAATGAGACATAATGCAAAATCACATTCTGCTCTGTGGCTCGGGGCGCGCTGCACAGTATATTTTACTGGCTTGTTTTATTGCTTCCTCTGGCTGCTTGTTTAATCGGATACATCAGCCAGAGCACTTACCCTTCCTGGCAAAAGCCTCCGCTGTTGGCACAGCGTAAACAGCTGTGTTGGGTGCAGCGTGGGACGACGTCGGACGTAATGGGTGTGAACGAGCCATGTtactgtgtcagtgtgtgagaCGGCATGCTGAGCTTGAGTCTTTctgttattctatttttttttttttgtgtcattttagtCTAAGCGAGCGAATGAATAtgaattaaagtggcagtaggcagaatgtttttggcatcattgggcaaaaaactGATTTCGAcatagctgccgggtcacaaactttctcattttacagctaaacagtacactacaagatgtttctgaaaacatttgaggcgagaaataggcattacattaacagaatattgattcatatttgatcagcgctacctagtttgaccgtttgatcacccgttcgcgagtgattgacagctgctcagagacggcaggtttcagctcggctctgattggttgttttcctccggtctgtgaaatcttgcagatgcgattaggagcaccggaggacacagaggcacatgatttttttcagattcctgtctcatgcactactgtcaggacatattgactgtttaaaataactttttaaaatcatatttgctccaattctacccactgcagctttaattcctACAAAGACTCAAAACTGTACTTGCGTTTGTCACAGGTGTATGTGCGGCCATACTTTGACTACAACCCAACGAATGACAACCTGATCCCTTGCCGAGAGGCGGGGATGTCCTTCGAGAAAGGCGACATCCTTCAGATTGTCAACAGAGAGGATCCCAACTGGTGGCAGGTGAGCTTTACTCCATTTATCTCCTTCAAGTGTCTGCCATTTAAAATCACTTTGGACATAAAGATTTCAAGACTTAACTGATCTGTAATCTGTGCCAGGCGTGCCATGTGGTCATTGGGGCTACGGGTCTGATCCCCAGTCAGTTCttggaagagaagaggaaagctTTTGTCCCTCGAGACTTTGAGGGATCAGGTATGTTAGTGTGTGCGTTTCGCACTTTGAATAAACACTGTGAAGGCTGCTTTTGTTAACATCCAGAGGTTTCCTGTTTGTCTCTTTAGCAATGCTGATGTTGAAACGATAGATTGGTCTAAAGTCTGCCAAACCTCACTCACTTCTCTATTCCTTTAACCCAATGAAAACTGATTTATGGCAAGAAGGCCAATGTTTCCAACTTAGAAAATGGTCCACTCCTGCCCCCGTCTGGCCAATTGCTGTAATAGCACACAACATACAAGTGCATAAATCTTCCATCTCGTTTTGTAGGGATACTTTGTGGAACCATAGctggaaaaaagaagaagaagatgatgtaCCTGACAGCCAAGAATGCAGGTCAGAAGACTTTTCATGCTGTTGATTTTTATCTGACATCTTTAgtatctttttctttcatcGGCTAATAATTgtgtgtaataatgtgtttataCAGAATTTGACAGACATGAGCTGCAGATCTACGAGGAAGTGGCAAAGGTGCCAGCGTTCCAGAGGAAGACGCTGGTTCTGATCGGTGCTCAGGGCGTGGGCCGACGCAGCCTGAAGAACCGGTTGATGGTCCTCCAGCCCACACGCTATGGCACCACTATGCCATGTACGTCACGCTTTTTGCCTGTATTTTTTAATTCTGTCGCACCCTAACgcaaaaaaatgtacaaatgagCAAACGTTTAACTGAGCGTTTTCTTAGACACTTCACGGCGGCCCCGTGATGATGAGCTGGACGGCAACTCCTACCACTTCACCACAAGGACAGAGATGGAGGTGGACGTTAAGGCCGGCCGGTTCCTGGAGCACGGCGAGTACGACGGTAACCTGTACGGCACCAAGATCGAGTCCATCCACGAGGTGGTGGGCACAGGACGCACCTGCATCCTGGATGTCAACCCACAGGTAAGAGGAGGTTTAGAAAGGGTCCTTTCAGAGAGGACATTTGGCAGCAATATCAGGTGTCTTTTTGGAATATAAAGAAGGAAAAATTATAAACATGAGAGGTTGATTTGGggagaaatatttgaaagtGAAATGTCCTCATGGTGTTACAGAATTACGTCTTTTGGCCATGGCTGTAATGTCCCCTACTGTGTCTCTCCTCAGGCTCTGAAGGTACTGAAAACAGCGGAGTTCATGCCATACGTGGTGTTCATTGCAGCGCCAGATTTTGATACTCTCAAGGGCATGCACAAAGCTGTGGTGGACGCAGGCATCACCACGAAGCAACTCACGGTAGGTTAACAACTCCCACGCACATCATCATTACATTACCCATACTGAGACATCCAAAACAGAAAATCAGACCTATGATAAATACATCAACACATCAATATCCGTACCTCCATGTGGCAGCGAGAGGCATTCTAATCAAGTGAACTTTAAGATGagcaataccacactgtaaacatgCTCATTTacatgattgattgatttgtttattgTATTGTCCTGCACCATTTGGTGCCCAGCCCATATGGGCTTACAAGACACAACAACAATCAGGATGGCCACGTGACCAGTCATAACATACAGTTACACAaattcaaagaaagaaagaaaaagagaaaatgtcagAACATTCAATTTCACTAATAAAAAAGGTATTATTATGATGGATACAGTGTTCTCTGTCAGACGATTCCTCAAATAACTGGAATAAATTCATCCTCAACAACACCAGGATCACAAAAAACACATCGCTGCTCTCCAGGAATACctttagttatatatatatatactgtatatataatacctCAGTTGCCAGCGGCAAGGTATCAGTTCTGAACTGAGCACATAAGGACCTCTGTCCTTTCTgtaaataacatttcatataAGGTTCAGTGTAGTGATCTTCTTTGATTTGAAAATAGTTTTGGAGCTTTGGCTTATTCCAAATCTCATCCTTCCATTGTTCCTTATGGATctttagtagtttagtagttagtagtagtttagtagttgtTTGGCTATATTTATGTTACACTGCAAATTATTCctgaaaattaaatgtaaatcagaaagagaaaatattgcAGAGGCCTTTTACAAGTAAATGTCCTACATTCAAAGTTTTATTGAAGTAAAACAAGCAGAAGTAGTAATCAAATGTACATAAAGTATCCAAAGCAAAAGCAAAATTTGCCTTTTACTTGCCCCTTTTCAGAGTATTActatatattactatatattatattatattatatcattggaTCATTATTGCTGATACATTAACATggatttttatgttgtatttgGTTGAGATGGGGCTCTCTTTATAtattgttgggtagtttaatcaaTAACAACATGAACCCGTGAtcatttttgtttgtaaaatgttgatCCGGAGGACAGTTATTTTTCTACTGAAACATACTGGcaaaaaagtataaagtagtgtATAGACACAGTAACAGTAACGAGACAAAATAATGGATGGTACCTGCTGTTTTTTCCTTCCAGAGATGCAAAATACCTCTAAAGAGGAACTCCGAACAGTCACCCTTTATTTGTCCACCTTCGTTGACTCCTCCATTCCTCTGAGCAGTAATTCTGACGAGCGCTCGTCTATTAGCTTGCACGTGTCTCCACAACTCACCTGTCCTCTGTGTGTCGGCAGGACGTGGACCTGAGGAAGACGGTGGATGAGAGCGCCCGGATCCAGAGGGCTTACAGCCACTACTTCGACCTGACCATCGTCAACGACAACCTGGACAAGGCCTTCGAGACGTTACACGCCGCCGTGGACAAACTGTGCAGTGAACCCCAGTGGGTCCCGGTGAACTGGGTGTACTGAGGACCATCTACACTGACCAGTCTGAGCGGGTCACACTGACCCACCAGCATGTCTGTGACCACAAAGGccaaagaagaggagaagagggcaGAGATACTTCTTCTGCAAAACAacataaatgataataaaaaaaaaaaatggtattgctCTTTCTCCTCTTGGGCCTGCACGCTGTGCAACTTTTTTTCTACTCAAAACTCAAAGGGAAAGAgtgcttatttattttataactttttatgaAAGATCTTTCTATTCAATGTTGAATTgagaatgaaacaaaaaaatctggTCTCGTACTCGGGGCcatatttttgcattaatttattGTCGTAGTCACACGTCTTATTTTGTAGTcgttttccctctctgtctgtcttcatggACATCCAGGATTTATGACCACCATCCAAGTTCCAATATGAAGACGAGGAAAGGAGATGGATTAGAAGATCTGTTTGTCCAAGAAAACCTGTCAGTGTCTCACATCATTGCCATGCCTGAGCGACCTGTGTAGCTGTTCTTATTTTCATGTCCAAACAACTTAATccttttagtgtttttatgtGGCCGGCCCTAAACTCTTCTCTCAGTGTCCTCCAGGGGATCAACTGGGCAGAAGTAAAGAGGTTAAAATGCCCGTTTTGCGCACAACTCCTCCAGTATGTAAAAGAGAAACTTTATAATGTACTTTTTTCAAGATCAAACACTGTCTTGtctagttttgttttcttatactAGTTTTTCATCAGTGTGGGTATTTATACATGTAGAGTGTAGTGTTTTTGTCACACTTGAtccattgatttgtttttaattaccCTGTGatcagcctgtctgtctgtctgtctgtctgtctggagtaTGACCGTCTACATTGACCTTCATCTTTGCTGTCTACATAAGCCAATCtgttaatgttttatatatgtgaatGTGGCACAAACCATCTTCCTCCTTATGGTCCTTCTCTTAAGTGTTGCAGTATGCCAAAGCCCTGATCATACtccaaataaagtttgaaattCAACTACAGGTCtatgtaaatgtataatttAACATATAAATGCATCTAGCAACGCTAAAGGGTAAAACTAGCACTGTTGTTTGTCTTAAACTATAAATCTCTCTCGAAacaagtaaaaaatatattaaaaaaatgacaataaggTCTGAGCATTTGACTAGTTTCcatttcaaattaattaaatcttttattaaaccttaaagtcatgaacttcaggaaaatacatttaaatacaaatacatttaaaatcctaaaaaaatgtccatatgtGGATATTCTTTgcattttatatgtatatacagtatatatatatatgacattgatatgatatattatatgatattgatgacatatatttaaatatatgtatatatatatatttatatataatatataaatatatatatatatttatatataatatatatataaacatatattatatataaaatctcTCACAATCTATGCCACGTTTTAGAGAACAGCCCTACTGCCTGTTGAAGTGTCTTCACATCAACCTCATGTTTACAGGttcacttttacatttttatcagcAAAGTTATGGCCAATAAACCTCACAaaaattgtttcttttttaaatattgtgtatattattttaatgtatacATCACAAAATTAATTACTGGCAAATACTGACTTTAtgctacttaaaaaaaaaaaatgggtgcGCAGAACCAAGTATCAAAAATTACCATAAGTTGGCAAATAATTTTAAATACCCTTTGACGATTTTAGACTGTATTGTATTCAAGCAGTCTTTAGTCATTAGTTAACATTTAGCGCTcaagaagattggctattttaTAAATAGAAACAGTTTTGAGAGGCAACATGTTCACATTACTTTAAATAAGGTATcaaaaaaagtattgttttgCAATATATAACTTCAAGCTGTCAAATGACATCCTGCCTTATCAGCTTGCATTAAAAATGATCACTTTCAAACTAACTTTGACTTTTAAATTGGGTGGAACAAGTAATGAGAATTATAGGTGCAACCATGAGGCTAAATGAAACTCATTCCTCTCTATAGTCTGCTTTTTCACAGCACAGAGTGGTCCCAGTAGGAGaaacacaggtgttactaataacaataACGATGACTCTGTGTAGTCAAGCATCTTCTGtgaaacacacctactgtatTGGTGTGGTGGCAGTAATCtaagaaatatattaaaacatgggcaaataaaaaccaaaactatctgcatggctaaaCATCACAACAGGTAAGTGAGAAAATGTGTAATTTGGGTGCACTGACCCTTCAAATTAGGGCAGAGTGATATGAAGACAATCAAATATCACAGTATGTTTGACCACGTACCTAGATATCGATATTGTGACGACCAtcggtgctttcacaaaatatttacaccatgaaatgtttgataatcatcagtaatgtggatattatgactaaaggcaaataatagaacagcttgaacagtctggtaagttcagaaaatgacagcactttactgtaatacgacctttaaaaccaggaaaagacaacacttatatATTACGATACAAAAAAATCtgagacgatatctagtctcatatcacaatatcgatataatattgataatatgcccagccctacttcaaatcaaaatcaaccccttttcacagcagacatcttGACTGGTTCCAGTAGGAgaaacattgtttagactttttttccaacatttttcaaacttttttttcagacatttttcagaatctttttttccagcatttttcagacttttttttccagacatttttcagacttttatttattttttacctttttcagacattatttagacttttgttttccaacatttttcagacttttttttttgggacatttcagacatttttcagagtctttttttcaaacttctttttttcagacatttttttttttttttttttttacctttttcagacattgtttagactttttccaacatttttttagacttttttcagactttttttttcccaacagtttccaaacttttttttcagatttttttccccaacatttttcaaaccgtttttttcaggcatttgaataaagcagtcATCGTTAATGTGATTAGTGACAcctgtgtatttttttccttctaTGACAAcgtcaaaatatctgctgtaaaaaaaaggcctattgtGCAAACAATTTCAATTATGAATCGTACAGTGATTCAATCTGAACACAGAAAAGTCACAacaagaaaacttttttttaaacatttttattaattaacgcaacttacaGTCAAGCCAAAGAGTGAACTATATTAAGTGATACGTATTCACATTATGTCCTAACAGGGTTTACAGCATATCTTGTGTTCTGTAAGCATAAATTGTTAACAAAAATAAGGAAATGTAAAATAGAAATCAAAAAGCTTACACCTTTTACAACAACAAGAAACGAGGAGCTTAGCAGTGGATGTGAACAAATTAAAATCAGCAACATAAAGACCCTCACCAGAACAGGAATGACAGCAAATTCAGTTTTGGCATGTCGTGGTTTAAAtaagggagaagagagagagagagaaagaagaaaataaacaacaactcaaaactgagtttaaaaatgacataaatgAAGGGAGGTTTGAATTCACACAGCTGTGCAGGGCTGCCTTTGCCAAGAGACTTTGGTCACTTTGCTTCTCCATCATGGcttaacaatgaaaaaaaaagcacaatgtataaaataaaaaaatggccaaagagggaaaaaaaaaaacatcaagaaaACTGGAGTGTCCTGGAATCAGTTCTATGTATGAATGAATAGgggaatatattttatatatttttttgaagaaACTACAGATGATTGTCTGTTTTCCTTTAAATGAGTCGACTACAACTCCAGGACAGCCCCTACATTCATAGGAGGTAGATAACACGGCAACGACGGCGACGTGAACTCTTCAAGAAACGTGTCTGAACGGGAATCGAGCTCTCTGTCAAGTCTGTGAAATTGTAGTGCATAATTTGTTCAACTTTTAAGGCCAAATAGGAAACCTCACGTGTAGATCTAAGGCTATTTTAAGACAAAGGTGCAGGAGGGGGAGGGGACGGGGACAGGGACACAGTAAGCAGATACAGCCCTTTCACGACAATACCTGAGTCAACAGTCGTGTCATACCACAGAGCTTCGTCAACTAAACccgatatttctttttttggctacacagacacagagaatatgcaaaaaaacaaaaaaagacagaaatattcCGATGAGATTTGCGCAGAAATTGCATAAATGACACATTATCATTTGGCCACAAGGTGTAACGTACTCCTTTGTTACGACATAACTATCAGATTTACCGGTTGTGGCGTGTGCACAGCCTGAAGTGACATTCAAACCTCCCAAAAAAGGGGAAAATTAAAAATTTTATTGGACAATATGAAGTacactacagaaaaaaaagtcaatgcaGCATATATCAGGCTTATGAGGTACTTCAtgaatatatatagatatatcaaCCTTTTTAGAAAAGCTCTTCAAAGTCATATTATTCCTTATAATTCCTATTGATAGCATAAAATACCTCGtcagttatttcttttttactttctgCCCAACCTCAAGTGGGCGATTTTCTTTTTGAGACTGCTTTTGAAAGTGCAAAACACAAATACTGATCGTTCTATGCAGCATCTACACGTAAGGTTGCATGAtaattaaaaatggaaattattttgtatatgtGGCGCAGCAGATCTTTGTCATGTTGAAAAGGACTCACAAACCCAATGTTGGGGCAggtggagaagagagagatCCGACAAAAGGCACACATAAAAACGACTACAAACACGCTGGATGTTTTCAGTTTAGACTAAATTACAACAATCTGTAGTTAACTGCCACACAGCCTCATCATTATGTACCTTTCGTTGACGTTTTACAATGTTCTGCTACACTGTAAAGTATGTTCAAATGTGTATATTCCCTTTGTAAGTTGTCGCATGCAAAAACTACATCTTATACCCTTAACAAAAATGGCTGGCTAATCGTAGGAGAAGCGGAGATGAACTGAGTAGGAGATGGGGACATCCGCCCCAATTTTATTGCAGTACTGGGTTAACACGGCAGAGAAATGTAGGCATTTGATCACATGGAGTGGCTCTATCCATTATGAAACCATAATATTTTAACATTCTGGTAAAACCGAAACAGAAAAAAGCTGGTTCCAAATATTGAGACAAATTATTCTGCAAACTATAGTCCTGTTAACTAAAAGTCAAAAATGTTTATTGAGCGTTGCCTTGACCTGCGTAAACAGGACAGACTGGTGTAAAGACAAACTAATTACCAACAATCCACAGCCCACACACCGACATTATTGCTGTACATACATCTTTCCAACAAACTTTCACCGCCACTACAAACATTCCTCAATCTCGCCAACATTTTGCTGGAATAGCAACACATCGTCGGCATAGTGAATAACAATTACTTTATGATGGCACATTTGTCGACAATGATCCATGATTACTTCATCATGAGTCCTACGTTGTGCTGGGTTGTTTTTGTTGCTatctttttgaaaaatgaaggACTCGCGTGAAACAATGACTCCCAATTATAAAAATTTGGTCCCCTAAAATGTAACCAACTAAAGCAACCAACCAGTCCTACATGATAACTTGGTTTTCCATTTATTAAGGTTCAAGAAAAGAGCAGTGCTCTCACACGATATTGGCTTGTATTGGTTTGGTCACAACaattttttgatttttgttaCCATTATTATAAATGAGGGCTAATAT contains:
- the mpp6b gene encoding MAGUK p55 subfamily member 6b isoform X3 is translated as MQQALDNPGEPPTSTGAKDIDLLFLRGIMESPTVRSQAKAHEQLEEVKLEAVQDNNVELVTEILGDIHNLKVKDDSAAELSRILKEPHFQSLMEAHDMVASKCYEVPPPTEMPNDAAVNSALMQADAVRMIGIRKKAGEPLGVTFRVEKDDLVIARILHGGMIDRQGLLHVGDIIKEVNGKDVGNNPTELQEMLKDCSGGITLKILPSYRDAPAPPQVYVRPYFDYNPTNDNLIPCREAGMSFEKGDILQIVNREDPNWWQACHVVIGATGLIPSQFLEEKRKAFVPRDFEGSGILCGTIAGKKKKKMMYLTAKNAEFDRHELQIYEEVAKVPAFQRKTLVLIGAQGVGRRSLKNRLMVLQPTRYGTTMPYTSRRPRDDELDGNSYHFTTRTEMEVDVKAGRFLEHGEYDGNLYGTKIESIHEVVGTGRTCILDVNPQALKVLKTAEFMPYVVFIAAPDFDTLKGMHKAVVDAGITTKQLTDVDLRKTVDESARIQRAYSHYFDLTIVNDNLDKAFETLHAAVDKLCSEPQWVPVNWVY
- the mpp6b gene encoding MAGUK p55 subfamily member 6b isoform X4, with the protein product MQQALDNPGEPPTSTGAKDIDLLFLRGIMESPTAHEQLEEVKLEAVQDNNVELVTEILGDIHNLKVKDDSAAELSRILKEPHFQSLMEAHDMVASKCYEVPPPTEMPNDAAVNSALMQADAVRMIGIRKKAGEPLGVTFRVEKDDLVIARILHGGMIDRQGLLHVGDIIKEVNGKDVGNNPTELQEMLKDCSGGITLKILPSYRDAPAPPQVYVRPYFDYNPTNDNLIPCREAGMSFEKGDILQIVNREDPNWWQACHVVIGATGLIPSQFLEEKRKAFVPRDFEGSGILCGTIAGKKKKKMMYLTAKNAEFDRHELQIYEEVAKVPAFQRKTLVLIGAQGVGRRSLKNRLMVLQPTRYGTTMPYTSRRPRDDELDGNSYHFTTRTEMEVDVKAGRFLEHGEYDGNLYGTKIESIHEVVGTGRTCILDVNPQALKVLKTAEFMPYVVFIAAPDFDTLKGMHKAVVDAGITTKQLTDVDLRKTVDESARIQRAYSHYFDLTIVNDNLDKAFETLHAAVDKLCSEPQWVPVNWVY
- the mpp6b gene encoding MAGUK p55 subfamily member 6b isoform X1 → MVTAMEDACPNGVREEEEVTPPGQPGVEGPPAVQSTQEADAPGAMQQALDNPGEPPTSTGAKDIDLLFLRGIMESPTVRSQAKAHEQLEEVKLEAVQDNNVELVTEILGDIHNLKVKDDSAAELSRILKEPHFQSLMEAHDMVASKCYEVPPPTEMPNDAAVNSALMQADAVRMIGIRKKAGEPLGVTFRVEKDDLVIARILHGGMIDRQGLLHVGDIIKEVNGKDVGNNPTELQEMLKDCSGGITLKILPSYRDAPAPPQVYVRPYFDYNPTNDNLIPCREAGMSFEKGDILQIVNREDPNWWQACHVVIGATGLIPSQFLEEKRKAFVPRDFEGSGILCGTIAGKKKKKMMYLTAKNAEFDRHELQIYEEVAKVPAFQRKTLVLIGAQGVGRRSLKNRLMVLQPTRYGTTMPYTSRRPRDDELDGNSYHFTTRTEMEVDVKAGRFLEHGEYDGNLYGTKIESIHEVVGTGRTCILDVNPQALKVLKTAEFMPYVVFIAAPDFDTLKGMHKAVVDAGITTKQLTDVDLRKTVDESARIQRAYSHYFDLTIVNDNLDKAFETLHAAVDKLCSEPQWVPVNWVY